Genomic window (Vitis riparia cultivar Riparia Gloire de Montpellier isolate 1030 chromosome 4, EGFV_Vit.rip_1.0, whole genome shotgun sequence):
ACAAGGCTAGTACAGGAATTCCCATATTTGCcccacttcatttatttatgttttcaattttgcacttttaaaatattaaattatattcaaaataaacacaatttataactaaataaatatcatatataaaatttatttttatgaaaaatattgattttatataatattaaaaaaagttgaaaatgaaaaaaaataaaatttatttaatattatatataatggaGAGACAAAATAAGGTTATATCAAAACCATCCTAAACTTGTcatgggttttaaaaaaaaatttcaaatttgtctcaaatctatttatatttatttcaatctCATCATATTAGAAATGGAGTGGGTTAAGTACAAAAGAACTTGTCTAATTGTCATCCCCATTTaatatataacaaatattaataacattttgaaattaatttcttgttttaccATACTTATAATATAgttatgttttaataaaatttcttatCATCCTTATAATCTTTGGATAAAACTTACAACTAAGTATTGCGCAATTAtcttctcatcatcttttttttttccctaaatagAATTTTTGGAAGGGTTAGGTTTTGGGTTATGGTTATGAATTTTATTAAGTTAtaaatcatgattttaattttattacgtTTACTAGTttgaatgattttataaaatattaatagttTGAGACATAGAAGAGTTTGAGACTTGAGAGTGTAAATAGAggtttatttttatctaaatttattagtatttttctaTGACgtctttaaaatttatttaactttaatgactttttataattttaaaatacttttaaatagtTAAAGAAATTCCATTTAATATAGTGTCAAAAGTTTTTTCTCATAATTATCATTATGTTGACAGGACATTCTCATTGTGTCTTATTTTATACGAGATCTAAGACAAATTTAAAGGATATAATGACCATTTAACAATTTAGGTATAGAATTTCAAATAGTAAGTGACTCaaacaaacattttataatAGAAAAGTTATTTTCTACCAAATTTCTATTGAAAGCAAATGATAGTTTCCTAAGTACCAAATTTCTTTAAGATAAATTGTGATATTTCTTGCAACGAAGACAAAAGTCACAAAAAATCCCCAAGGGGACCCCTTAAATTCAATACAGAGGGGAAGGGAAGAGGGCTTTGGAAGAGAGAAATGGTAGTGACACATCTACCCAAGCTCCACACCCACTTCTTCATTTCCACGCCTCCGCCCTCCCTCTACACCCACCACCTCTCCCTCCTCCGCATTCCCAAGTCCACCCTCACTACCGCCGCCGCCGCCACCAGTTCTACTACTCATCCACCACCCATCTCCACCCCTGACACCCACATCCAAATTCCCCTTCAAAACCTTTTTGTGCCCCCAGAAACTGACATCTCCGCCACCAGCACCCCTCTCACTGCTAGAATCTTGAAGGGCTCCAACATAGTGTTGAGTAAGTATGCTAATGATGCTCAGGTTGTGCAGGCTGAGTTTGTGAAGAGCAGTGTCAGGACTGAGGACTGTCCCTCCGATGGGTTGCCTGAGTTTGCCCTCGTGGGACGGTCTAATGTGGGAAAATCCTCTTTGCTCAATTCGCTCGTTCGCCGTAAACGGCTCGCTCTTACCTCCAAAAAACCCGGTGAGTGTAACGCCGTCGTTTAATTGTTGCTTGTTTAAAACTGTTGTGAGTTTGATTATTTCTCAATTTCATCTTTGGAATGGATTTTGTGGTCGAAACCAACGTATATTTTTACCATTGGGATTTGGTTCGTGTGAAATACCTCAAAATTGAAGGACAAGACTGGTTTCAAGACGGTGGCGTTTTGTTGGCTTAGAGTGCGCTTGGCAGCACTCCAGTATAACaagtgtttttgaagaaaaatgcgTTTTTAGAGAGCActtgaaaagtgaaaaatcaTTACTAGTGTTTTAGGAACAAGCGGTTGATAGGTAAGCACTTGATAGGTGATTAAAACACTTCGAACGCTTTCATTAAACACAATGCGATTAGAAACTATACAAATGTGCTTTTAGAGTCTGTTTGGCAGTGATCCTAGGGAGGGCTCCTagcttaaaaagtgttttagaagcaaatgaggtgattgacaaaatttaggagatccttttaaaaatttgaaaaatcacttgtagtatTGGAAAATTACTTCTAGTGttttttaaactaatacttGATAGATGATTCACTTATAAACACTTTCAGAGAAAACATTtcaactaaaaacactttgagtAGAAACACtcccaaacacactcttaattgATACTCTTGAAGTTTTTTTAGTGCtttgttgatttgttttccttttgttttgttttggaaGTGATTCGAGTTAAAGTGTTTTCTACTTGTATTGTGTAACACTTTTAAAGAGAATCCCATTGTGGTTggatataaactaaaaaaaagtgttttttaccATGTTTTTGGTAATATACTATATAACAAAAATTGAGTGATTTTTGGAGGAATCACCTACTTATCCAAGAATCACTTTAATggattctttgtatttttaaaagtgataataaaaaaatctgtGAAGCacctaatttttataagaaaacccTCTGAAGcattaagaagtgtttttagccCTTTTTAGACTCATCCTAAAACATGCTTGTAGTTTACATTTTACTAATTTATGGGTCAAAGCCAACAAATTTGCCAATACTTATTTCAACAATTTAGCTTGGGATCTTATATACATATCAAGATGTTCTATCAGAGTGGAAATGCGAACTGCAGGTCTTTCGTGAATACAGTGGAAGAGACTACCAagaacatatataataatagcCTCCAAAGTGTACTGATCAAAGTTTTCGAGATTTGATAGATCGTTGGAAGAAAGGCAATGACTCTTAAGATAATCCAGACTTTAACGACTCTAAGCATCTTCTGTTATTGTATGGGGAGTTTATCACTTGATCCCTTTAAATGATGACCTCTTTGTCCTTGccttgttttcttaattttctattGGGGGATGTGATCTATGTTCTATTAcattcattccatcatttgatctggaaggataagtggtatGCCTTTGAGGGATTCGTTCCCGAATCTTTATTCTATAGCCTCTTCAACATATGCTTAGGTGGTTGATGTATGGTGGTAGTTGGGGCCTTAGGTTCTTTAGATATCTAAATGTCTGAGAGTTGGAGGAAACTAATGTCTTTTTTGGGAGGCTGCATGATTATTCCATCTCTTTGGGTAATGATGATAGTATGGTGTGGTTGGAGACAAAGAATCATTACTTTTCAGTTAAGTCTTTTTACTCCTCGACAAGTAGGAGAGCGGAGCCTTTCCCTTATGGTGTAGTTTGGAACTCC
Coding sequences:
- the LOC117912902 gene encoding GTP-binding protein At2g22870, which translates into the protein MVVTHLPKLHTHFFISTPPPSLYTHHLSLLRIPKSTLTTAAAATSSTTHPPPISTPDTHIQIPLQNLFVPPETDISATSTPLTARILKGSNIVLSKYANDAQVVQAEFVKSSVRTEDCPSDGLPEFALVGRSNVGKSSLLNSLVRRKRLALTSKKPGKTQCINHFRINDSWYLVDLPGYGYAAAPQELRTDWNKFTKDYFQSRSTLVSVFLLVDASIPAKKIDLEYASWLGENQIPMTLIFTKCDKRKKKKNGGKRPEENVEDFQGLICDFFQTAPPWIMTSSVTNQGRDEILLHMAQLRNYWLKH